In [Phormidium] sp. ETS-05, the genomic window GGGACATTGGCGGCTATTCCTACCCAGCAGTTCATTTACGGGATGACACCTTTGTGCCTGACTTTGGCTTTAAATGTGACAAATCGGATTTCTTTGAAGAAAAATCAACTGGTGATGGAGGCAGAAGTCGAGCAATTGCAGCAGAAAATCGAGCGATTTGCCGCCGACACAGACCATTGGGAACAGCAGTTTAAGGATGTGATGGCTATGCAAAATGTCAGACGCAATGCTGCCCAAACTGAGGTGCAGTTGCCAGAATTGCTAGGAGCGATCGAGCAGCTCCGAGCCAGAGAACAGCATTTTATAGAAGCAGTGGAAATGATGCAAAGAAAAATCAACGCTTTAAACCAGCAATTTCAAAATCGGCCTGAGTTATCCCAGATTGAAAGTTTAACCACAGTTATTTTAGCATTAAAGAAACTGGTTGATGAGATGCCAAGCAAAAATTAATCAAATTAATTACTAATTGTGTAGATTTATGGATTTTTTTACAAAACCACTATTTTTTATTGCGCGAATTTTTAGGAGGGTCGAAGCATTCCCCCAGACAATTTCTTGCGGCTAAAACAAATAAATTAAATTGGGGAATGCTTCGCCCTAGCCCCCGCCACCAACCAACCTAAAATTATGACATGGCGTTGCATTGGCTAATCGAAATTTCGTTTGACCAAAGAAACCGGGTTTCTTCACCAGGTTTTTGGTGAAAATGCCAAGGTTATCGCATTGGGTCCCGGTTTATGATGGGAGAAGCTAGTAGAATGGGCATTGCCAGAAACCGAAATTTCTGGGGTGAGCTAATTACTTAGGGGAATGCCCACCCTACAGCCACTATTAATTGACTCTAAAAACCTGGCGTTTAAGACTTGATTTCCTTGCAAAGGTGCCAGGAAGGACTCAGGTACAGTTATCACAGTAATGGTTTCTCCGAGAGCGTTAAACACCCCTAGACTATAACAATCTTCATCCGGTGCGGGGTGATGTTCTATAATCGTTGCTACATCTCCCCGCCGGAGATTGTACTGCG contains:
- a CDS encoding DUF4926 domain-containing protein, with translation MTISVLAEIVWGNASPLRIANLVKKPLSPFLYPWSGYAFIKEVYMTFELFRWVALREDLPQYNLRRGDVATIIEHHPAPDEDCYSLGVFNALGETITVITVPESFLAPLQGNQVLNARFLESINSGCRVGIPLSN